DNA from Triticum aestivum cultivar Chinese Spring chromosome 7D, IWGSC CS RefSeq v2.1, whole genome shotgun sequence:
GCATATTGCTCAAAGTTATTGACAACTTGAACAGAGATAACAGGTCCATTTCAAATTAAAGTAATGAACTGATGTAATAAAGAAATTTGTAGTGCATCTGTAAAAGGAGGGAAATGGCAACAATCAGCTTATGGCAGTAAAGATGCATATCTTCGGATAGTACAGTTAGCACCCTGTGACTTAAATGGTACTCCAATAATGAACTAACATTATCCATCTTCTTTATCATACACGGAGTCACGGAGTATCAACTAAAAGAGCAGAAGTCAACATTCATTGAGCAGTCAGCAGTCATGTGACAGCAGATGTCCTGAGCGACAAACACAATCCATCTTTTATATGAAAAGAGATCAACAGTGGTAAGCTGAACCGTGCGTTGCAAAACAGAGCGAAGGACCAAAGCAATTCAAAAAGTGCGAGTAAGATGGACCAAATCAAAACAAGCTGCAGATCAACAGATCACACATCATTCGGAACATACTTGCTGGAGCATATCCGCTAAATTGACCCAGGAATGCATCTAAAGATCAACATTTCACAGCTACACATACATGACCAACATGACATTAATAGTTTCTCCGAAAAAGCTAAAGAGTTACCAGGGACTGCTTAGATGATTTCTCAAAGCATAGGATCTAGATACGCATAataaattttggtggaactgcttTCATCATACCAGTCATTCTGCTGACAGAAGCACTCATAGTCTAGCATTGTAGCTTTTGGATCTGCTCTAAAGAAAGCTTTGGCGAGCACGGCTCCTCTTCTCCCACACATCTGCTAATGGAGAAGGAGAACCTCTTTTCAGAAGCTGGTACCCTTGGCTTGCCACCACAGCATCGACTCTGTTGGAAGGGGCCATAAAATTGACGCAAGCTTCTTTAAGCTTCTGGCAATTGTACTTATCAGCTAGCCATAGTGCACTAGCCACATTCTCCACATTAAGGTTCATAACCAAGGTGCGTGCACACATAAGCTTCAACCTCTCTAAACCATATTGATCCGCAGCTGCAAGTAGATGCTGGAAAACAGCATTGCTTTCAGCTCTACTGAAATCATCCATCACAGGCAAGGAATCGGTGTAAATGAAATGGAGGAGAGCCTTGAAAACCGCTGGTTCCACAGAGTTGATGGTTATGCGGCTCATCTTCTTCTCCTTCATGGGTTCGCCGAACTGCTTCCGGAAGACAGGTGACCGCGCAGCAAGCACCGCCCTGTGGGCAGCAAATGTTTCTTGTTGAACGTCGAAGGTCACATCTGCTGCGGACGTATCCTCCAACATCTTGCGAAAATGCTGTAGTGCGTTAGGGGGAGGCACATCAATTTCACACAATGGTTTGGTTTCAGACACCCTTAATTGGCCTAAGACAGTGATGACACATTCAATCACAAGGCAGTCATCTCGGACATACACTGAATCCTCCAACGCCTCCCTTCTTATACACCTCTCCTTACCCCAGGTAGCCTCTGCGAAGCTGTCAGACTTGAATCGAAACGGCTCCTCATCCAATTCAAAGAATACACTTGACAATAACGATTTGGGCTTTCCAGTGACTTGATCAATCAGTCTTATGTCGACGACCGCTGGCGCCTGCCCATACTTGCTCATGAACTCAACAAAAACTGATATGAATCCCTCACTGTCGTCGCCATAACCCTCTGGGTAGTACAAGATAGCCCAGTCGAATCCCCCAACCCTGAAGGTGCTGGAGCGGATGAAACCATCAGCATTGACGTCCATGCCAACAATCCCGTGACTAAACTGACAGATCTTCAATCGGTGCGCGCCTTGCACCGCCTGATATGCGCAGGACGATATGGTGGTTGACGCCATTACTCTCTGCTTTGTGTGCTGTGGTGCCCCTGCAACATTAGCACATTCGTGTATGTTAAATATATCTATCTACAAGAAATCAATAGCTCAATCGTACTAGATAGATCGAACTCATAAAGTTCCAGAGGAAAAGAGAAGATGCAATGCCTGATTCCAGTTCTAGGTGGAATCAAGAATGGATCCACAGTTCACCCAATCACCAAAAAAAGAAACGATTCCTGTTCTAAGAGGAATCAAGAAAGCACACGCATTGGTTCCAATAATCCAAAGGATCCAAAAGAAGACGGCGAATGTCGGATTGAAGCAACCTAGACGGGGGGCTCCTTACCTTCAATGTTGCCGGCGGCGGACCTACAGCGTGTCGGCGGCAGGGGGGTGGTGCGTGGCGGCGGCCGTGCCTTTCGCTCTTCGCTATGGAGCAGAGGTGCCCAAACCCAGCACAGGCGTAAACGGACCTGGCATGGCACGGCACGCGGAAGCCTGTTTATAAGCGGGCCGTGTCATTCTGACACGCGGGCCGAGCACGGCACATTAACTAAACGGGCCGGTCCAACACGGTACGGAATGTGTGCCGGCCTCCCCGTGCATGGGGAAGAAGCTTTCCCTGCGGAGAGcttctttttttttgagacaaactgcAAAGCTTTATTAtgtcgtcacaatgtttacagggacgaaatcAAGATCGTTGGGTTGGCCTAATCAAACATGACGGCCAACCCCGAAAGATAAAGCATACTTTGCAAGTTTGTGAGCCCCGCGGAGAGCTCCTAAAGGGCGCCTTCAGCGCCCGTTTGAGGTACTGGCGCCTACGCGCCctcgaactgggccggcccaagtcGCCTCGTTCGCATCTCCCGGGTAGATCGCCTCGTTCGCTGCTCGCGCACAGATTGCCTTGTTCCGTCGATCGCGGTTGATCGGTCGACAGTTGACCGGTCAACCGGCCATTGACTCTTGGAAAAAAGAAAATATCGAAAAATCCGAAAAAAATAAAAATCTCGCAAATTCTTAAATGTTCATGAATTCTAaaagaaaagttcacaaacttaaaaaaaaTAGTTCACGaatttctaaaaaatgttcatccatcaagaaaagttcatcaattttagaaaaagttcatcgaatttgataaAAAAGGTTCATtgctttgaaaaaagttcattggttttgAAAAGAAAGTACGCAAActtcaaaaaaagttcacgaatttaacAACAAGTTCATCGAATTGgaaaaaaaaagttcaccgattttgaaaaaagttcattgacttcaaaaaaagttcatcgaatttaaaaaaagttcaccgattttgaaaaaaagttcaccgatttctAAAAAACGTTCATCCAattagaaaaaaaaatcgttcagaAAATCCGGTGAACATTTTGCGTCGAattagaaaaaaagaaaagaagaagaagaaataaaacgaaaaataaaaaagaactGGCAAGAATAAAAGATGGAAGAAGTTACGCAGTATCACGGAAAGTTTAGTGGCTGGGGTGGTTAGTGCGTTTTGTACTGAATCCCGGCGGCGCGGGTTCGAATCCCACCTGGCCGTTCCCCTTTTTGCGCTCCATAAAATTGAAATGGGCTGGCCCATCGTGGAGGCCGGGGTATGCGCCCTGTACCCATAAACCTATATCGGGCGCTGAGGGCGCCGTATAGGATTTGCGTTCCCCGCAATCATCAACTTTCATTTTGATGATGCTATTTTCATTGGCTGAGACATTAAATAGGATTTGCATGCTGCTCTTAAGAAATTAATGACATGGAAAACCAATATAGTGGTTGGCTCTTCCCAATTTCCCAAGCGGGCCAAATAGAAGTAATTATTGTCATTGATTTTTGTTTAATATTCTCCATTCAACCTCCACGCACCTAGGTTGTGATGCACCTCCTTATATGCCATATTCACCCGGATGGACGGAGTACATGCCCATGTGCAGCCTAAGGGTTCTTGACACATGACTAATGCTATCCTTGAGGCCTTGAGGGTGATATGTTGGAGGAGTGCATGGGTAAACGATGGTCCATGGGTCTATAAAAAGTTGAAAACCAGTTAAAAGTGGGCATGTCCATGGCTCATGGTGAACCATGTCTTTTCATTCACTTATGAAGATGCATTGACTAGTTGGGGCGGAGATTGCAAGAGACAGTTCAAGGGCTGACTTAGCCATCGATGGTTGTGAACTTGTGATTATTCTCAGATCACTGAACACACACAAATAAAAGTTGACTTAGCCATCGATGATTGTGATTATTCTCAGCTCACTGAACACACACAAACAAAACTGCTAAGCACtattaagagcatctacagtcgggcgtCCCAAACCCGCCTTAAACGCCCGGACGGATGGCCCGGTCATTGGCCAGTCACGAAAATTCGACCCAGATGgacgcctcaaacgggcctcaaaacGCCCAGGCTGgacggcacccctcatatccagcccaaatctgggcggatatgggggcgtctgggcgcgcccgccacgtcggacccggccCACACTgacccacccgaccccacatatatttctCCCCATTTGCTCGCCGGATCAaacctgatgtagggtagaaccctagatgcccgatctttcacgattggagcagatcccacgaagaacacgacgaacacgagggaaacacgagaggattcactcaaaccaacaagattcgattacacatgtgctagatcctcgaaacgcAAAAAGAtccacgatccacgatcaacaaaggacgatacaagtagcaagttcttttccgtgaggaggtcttgaggggtcttcccgtgaggggtcttgaatccacttggggggatcttctccgtagaggtcgtgaactccgatggagaagGTATCAAGTGGAGAGCATAGCTTctcaaatgagctactactttgctaaccctaaaacgtaggtagaaaaagagtatttatagtctagggggtgaaagggtacatgggccttggcccgagtCACTGCGCGCAGGCAAGGCCGGAAGTTCCGAGTGCCGGAGGTTCCGGGCCAAGGTCCGGGGAGGGTCCGgcttaaccagagagttggcatggTGGGAGCTGGGCTGGCATCCGGGGGCTGGAAGGTCCGGGCAGGACGGAGGTTCCGGGCCAGGTTCCGGGCTGGTTCaggactaaccagagagttggcacgcccgGGCTCGTTTGGGTCGTCGAAGGCCGGAAGTTCCATggaggccggaggttccgggctctGGCCAGAAGTTCCGGGCTGAACAGAGAGTTGACGCCTGTCCCTTCTTCCTCAGCTCTCTGCTCCATGGCTTGTGCGTCGTACCTGATTACACATAGTGTTTCTGACTTAGGTAGCAGCCATGTCTCACTCGAGTGTAAGGGAAACTCAagtaggagagatgtcacctcggattgaatagcacgtgctcgagctcttgtcatgagtccacttggagcttgggtaGTTGAGGTAGTGTgcatggggatgaccgtgggatgctccgcatcatctcccccccccccccgggaaagatccgacctaggatcgaaatcctcatcaccatggtacgggaacagatctttgacgttgaagatgtcgctcaagGAGTACTTGTCACGTGGTAAGTCGATCTTttatgcattgttgttgtagcgctcaagcaccttgaagggtccatcggatcgagatagaagcttggacttgcgttcgttggggaaccggtccttgcgaaggtgtagccacacaagatctccaatgtttaATATCATGTGTTGCTTGTGGATGTTGAGCTTGGTCatgagtcattgtacttggcgctcgatggtgtgccttgtatcttcatgcatcttcttgaggtagttcactcgtacactcgcgtccatgttgatgtgctcttggagtggtagggatagaatgtccaaaggggacaaTGGCTTGAAACCGTAGACGATCTCGAAGGGGGACTTTCCAGTAGTAGagtgtcttgcacgattgtaggcgtacttgaaggaaatatgccctagaggcaataataaagttattatttacttccttatttcatgataaatttttattattcatgctagaattgtattaaccggaaacataatacatgtgtgaatacatagacaaacatagtgtcactagtatgcctctacttgactagctcgttaatcaaagttggttaagtttcctaaccatagacatgagttgtcatttgtttaacaggatcacatcattaggagaatgatgtgattgacttgacccattccgttagcttagcacacgatcgtttagtattctgctattgctttcttcatgacttatacatgttcctatgactatgagattatgcaactcccgtttaccggaggaacactttgtgtgctaccaaacgtcacaacgtaactgggtgattataaaggtgctctacaggtgtctccgaaggtacttgttgggttggcgtatttcgagattaggatttgtcactccgtttgtcggagaggtatctctgggcccactcggtaattgtaacgcccacgatgcggctatatctcccacgtgtcgaggcacgacttagaggcataaccgcattgtggttttgtcgcaagaagggtcatcttcacacaatcccatgtaatgaacaagaatgggataaagagagttggcttacaatcgccacttcacacaatacatagatataatccatacatcatccaaaatacacacatagaccgactacggtcaaaatccatatgaaaaataagataaccccaaatgctagatccccgatcgtcccaactaggctccactactgatcatcaggaaaagacacatagtaacgaccacgttcctcgtcgaattcccacttgaggtcgatcccatcatctgcactggcatcgtcggcacctgcaactgttttggtagaatctgtgagtcacgaggactcagcaatctcacacccgcgagatcaagactatttaagctaataggaaaggattgtgtaatgaggtggagctgcagcaggcactaagcatatatggtggctaacatacgcaaaagagagcgagaagagaagcaacggaacggtcgtcatctggtaatgaccaagaagtgatcctgaactcctacttacgtcattcataactcaaactgtgttcacttcccggactccgccgagaagagaccatcacggctacacacacagttgatgtattctaaattgggtcaagtgacaagttctctacaaccggacattaacaaattcccatctgcctcataaccgcgggcacggctttcgaaagataataccctgcaggggtgtcccaacttagcccatcataagctctcacggtcaacgaaggataaaccttctcccaggaggacccgatcagtctcggaatcccggtttacaagacatttcgacaatggtaaaacaagaccagcaaagccacccgaatgtgccgacaaatcccgataggagctgcacatatctcgttctcagggcacaccggataagcgaagcgtaccggtaccaacataacccaagttgccaagggacggtcccgcacggtgctctagtttggaccagcactcagaggaacactggcccgggggttaaaataaagatgacccatcgggctcgcgaaaaccctagggaaaaggcttaggtggcaaatggtaaaaccaaggttgggccttgctggaggagttttattcaaggcgaactgtcaaggggtcccataaatcacccaaccgcgtaaggaacgcaaactcaaggaacataataccggtatgacggaaactagggcggcaagagtggaacaaaacaccaggcataaggccgagccttccaccctttaccaaaatatagatgcattaattaaataagagatattgtgatattccaaaaatatccatgttccaacatggaactaacttcaacttcacctgcaactaacaacgctataagaagggctgagcaaaagcggtaacttagccaaacaacggtttgctaggaaagaatggttagaggcttgacatggaaaaatatgggaggcatgatatagcaagtggtaggtagcgcagcatggcaacagaacgaacaactagcaaaacaaagatagaagtgatttcgagggtatggtcatcttgcctgcacggttctcagagttgtcgaaagcttgatcctcgtaagcgtactcaacaggttcctcgttcacgaactcgtctcccggctctacccaagacaagaacacaagcaacggaaccacaatcaatcatgggaaaatgcacaaacaacatgatgcaatacatgaacgatatgcaagatatgatatgcgatgcatatgcgtgctctggaagaaaaatgatgaacaaggcagtaacttggaaaaccaagcatgtcactggaaagatgagatgatttcggttgaaatcgatataaagatcaccggaaacggatgcacggtttgcaaatggcaagccaaacaagaatgacacgaatctgcgattaacagcatgatagcacttagaatccaagaagaaactatgctacagcactccaacgtagcaacaaagcatatgacagtaatctacaggagatgcttgacaaaagatgaacactgagctacggctagttcacaccacagcagattcaaacaagcatggcaaaagtgcaaaagataataggttcacagacttagagaaattactgggcatgcctgaaacagcatcaggtagcaatgttcagagcatgaaatcaacatgctacaggaacttaacatggcaaaacaagacatggtagtattctactaaatgtatatgacaaaagtcccttactgaccataagccaaaaaggaccagaagatatgatggcaccatgtaaacatagcaagtttcgttaacaggtttcagacttggcagaaaacagagcatggcagaaacaataatatgaaggcatcttggtgagcttgatgcactcaccacaaggcaatgcatgacaaaacaagcatacctacagcacgatggcctgtttatgaagctatccatggcaagagaaaatacatagcatgtatgaaaacaactacaacaagcttggcaaaacacgtaaacaatctgccagaaatattttatagcaaaagtagagcaatattgagtcatgcaatggcactctataattgcaaacaaatgcatgaatggatcaattacaacaatagctacaaaacatccttactgaacatttccaaaataagcatggatatctctgtagccacatggatacatagcaacaaaataacagcagacagagaaatcaccaagtccctgaaatcagaaacatcacgaggcctagtttgcatgcttgtgctagtcaccacagagatcacaaaaatacatggcatacacctctgtaaagatggcatggcatacaacaaaacacatgtagagctcatgcccataagatgcacagattaaatacaacaaaaataacaaatcctcaagttctgataagtaacagcagttaacagcaactagcactcttgcaccagagatttgggcatcaatatggactcaaatgaacatggtgcaatggaacaaaatgaagagcatctcgagacgaacaattcgatatattacacgcacgaaacggagctatatgcagagagttatgatgtgtTGAACAGGTGCACATACTGTAAAAATAAAATGACGAGAGAAAAATCGAGAGGGAGAAAAGAGGTCAACCGCGCgttgacccgatctggatcgggatcacgGGCTCGGCGCGGCTCGCCGGGGTTGGGGAAGAGGAGGCGCTGGCGGGGAGAGGACGGGGCACCGGAGGAAGGAGGCCGGGGCGCGGtcgccggagacgtgtctcggtcatgtctacatagttctcgaacccgtagggtccgcacgcttaaagttacgacgacagttatattatgtgtttatatgttttgatgtaccgaaagtagttcggagtcccggatgtgatcacggacatgacgaggagtctcgaaatggtcgagacatgaagattgatatattggacgactatattcggacaccggaatggttccgggggttatcggatatatataccggagtaccggggggttaccggaaccccccggaggttattgggcctcatgggcccaattggtggaagaggagaggcggccaaggggcagtcGC
Protein-coding regions in this window:
- the LOC123165170 gene encoding BTB/POZ and MATH domain-containing protein 1 encodes the protein MASTTISSCAYQAVQGAHRLKICQFSHGIVGMDVNADGFIRSSTFRVGGFDWAILYYPEGYGDDSEGFISVFVEFMSKYGQAPAVVDIRLIDQVTGKPKSLLSSVFFELDEEPFRFKSDSFAEATWGKERCIRREALEDSVYVRDDCLVIECVITVLGQLRVSETKPLCEIDVPPPNALQHFRKMLEDTSAADVTFDVQQETFAAHRAVLAARSPVFRKQFGEPMKEKKMSRITINSVEPAVFKALLHFIYTDSLPVMDDFSRAESNAVFQHLLAAADQYGLERLKLMCARTLVMNLNVENVASALWLADKYNCQKLKEACVNFMAPSNRVDAVVASQGYQLLKRGSPSPLADVWEKRSRARQSFL